From the genome of ANME-2 cluster archaeon:
AAGCATTCAATATTTTTCATTGTTATGCTAAATAATCATATTTATTACCATACCATCATTCCTTCTTCAATTCTCCTGTTGCCCATTCTCCATTATCCACTCTGACTATCACCGAAATTAGCAGGTAAAACATTAACTAAATATACAAGACTCACATAATCTTTTACGGGGGCTACTATGTTCCGGAAATTCCAGATAACAGAAATAATAGACAGAACAACCAACGTCAGAAGTTACCGGTTTGACAGACCGCAGGACTTCCTTTACCTTCCAGGACAGTATGTCATGGTGCAGGTTGAGAACAATGGCAACATGATCCAGAAGGCCTTCTCACTTTCCAGCAGTCCCACCGAAGAAGGATATCTCGAGATCACCAAGAAGTTCACAGGGCATGAGTTCTCTGATGCATTAAAGGCCAGGGAAGTGGGAGATGAACTGGGTCTTGATGGCCCTCGCGGCTCTTTTATCCTCAATGAGCAGGAAAAAAATATCGTGATGCTGGCAGGCGGTATCGGAGTGACCCCTTTTCGGAGCATGATTAAATATTCCATGGACCGGTATCTTGACAATACCATCGTGCTCATCTGCAGCAACAGGACCGAGGAGGATATCATCTTCTCCGACGAGTTCAGGAGTATGATGAGATCCGGCAGGTTATCGATGGTCCTGACCTGCACCAGACCATCTGACCAGTGGAAAGGCATCTGTGGCAGGATCGATCGTACCATGATCCAGAAAGAGGTCACGGATCTTTTGCAGTCATTTTTCTATATCTGCGGCCCTCCATCAATGGTTCAGAGTATGAGAGAGCTGCTTGAAGAGATGGAGGTCCCAAAGGAAAGGATACTTTTCGAGGACTTTTACGGGTATTGATGTCCTATGAAGAGCCCTGCAATGCCAGGTCTGGTATGCATGTGCATCCTTATCGTCACCGCTTATTCCAGATGCCTGTCCTCCAACACACAACCAGGGGATACTCTCTTTCCTCCCTCTCGGTTTCACTTCACAGGGTGCTCCACTCGCTCTGCGCCGCCCCTGATGCACATGTCCGGCGCCAGGACAGGGGGAACAGGGATGTGATTTCAGAATGTCAAGCGTCCAGATTCGCAAAGGTTTAATAAATAACATCTGCATAGTCTAAAAACATGGAAGTAGCAATTTCTAACGATGCAGCTCCTGTAGTAAAAGATTCAATAAACAGAGAAATAATACTGTTAGAATCAAAAATTAAGCTACTGAAAAGTGAAATCAAGAAATTCGAAGAAAAATACCAGCTTACATCTCCCGAATTCAAAGAAAAGTTTGATAGCGGGAACCTTGACGATTCACAGGACTTTTTTGAATGGTGGGGACTCATAAGAGGCCTCGAAACATTAGAAGATAACATTAGTAAAGCCAGATCGGTGGTAACCTATTGGTGATCGCAGACTATTTCAAGTCAATCGAAGTCCTGTTAAGCAATTCAAAACTAATAGTTGATAAAACAATTGACTTCAAAGAATTCAGCAGTTGCGAGGGAATGGTTACCGGAAGTTTGTTATTTCTGGGTGGTTATTCGCTCAATTTTATGGAATATATCCTGATAGGAAAACAACGGCCTAAATATAGATTCAACCTCTCAAATAGTAAAGGAAAGTTAATGTTCAGATATGACAATGCACCTCATCATAAAGAAATCTCGACATATCCACACCATAAACATATTGGCACACAAGTCAAATCCTCTGAAGAGATAGGACTTGCAGAAGTGATCTCTGAAATTGAGATTATAATACTAACTGAGCCCAACAGCATGTGATTAACATGCATTGTTGAACAATCATCTTCCTCCACCTGTGTCTTCAATCACTCGGCCCCCGCTCTCCCTGTTCCACTCACCTGCGCCGCCCCTGATGCACCAGCCCGGCGCCCGGACAGGAAAGTGCGGATTGGGTGTGGTCTATGCTCATGAAGTGCATTGAAAAGATAATTTCTTCCGCCCACCATAATTCTGCGATATCTATATCAGTCAAAGAGATAAACAGATAAATCAAATGTCAGGTACTATCTTCACGTTCACAACTCCCCCGGTACATCCTACCACCAATCATCTTACCCTGTCCGACCACTGGGACCATCTCCGTGCACGAGTAGGTATTAACCGTTCAGGCCACCTCGTCGAACCCGGCCTGTACTCACTGGGCAATCCCACACCAGACTCCCCTGTGTTCGTCACCGCCAACTATACCCTGTCCTTTGACGCAGTGCGCTCGTCCCTGGATGACTGGATGAAATGCTATATCCTGGTGCTGGACACAAAGGGTATCAATGTATGGTGCGCTGCCGGCAAGGGCACATTCGGTACCGGTGAACTGGTAAACAGGATCCACATAACCGGACTGGCCGATAAGGTCAACCATCGCGTGCTCATCCTGCCGCAACTGGGTGCCACCGGCGTTTCAGCCCACGAAGTGAAAAAACTCAGCGGTTTTCGGGTAGAATACGGGCCTGTGCGCGCAGCTGACCTGTCGGCATACCTGAAGACACACAAGGCCACTCCTGAGATGCGAAGGGTGCAGTTCAATGTAATAGAGCGCCTGGTCTTGTTTCCTGTCGAGCTGGTCAAAGTACTCCCGTACCTCCTGGTCATATCCATCATCCTGTACTTTGCCTCAGGCCCCCTTGCGGCTGCAGGTGCTGCCGCTGCTATGCTGGCGGGTATTTTTCTCTTCCCCATCCTGTTGCCGTTCATCCCCACAAAGGACTTCAGCAGTAAAGGATTCCTACTGGGCGGGCTCATCGCGCTCCCCTTTGCACTTGCAGCGTACCGGTACGGAATAGAACCCGCTCCATGCATCCATATTTCAAGAGCTATCACTCCCATGCTGCTCATGCCGCCAGTCACAGCATTCATATCGTTGAATTTCACAGGCTCCACAACATTCACTTCAGTCACCGGGGTCAGGAAAGAGATATCCACCTACACACGCGTCATGGCATGGATGTTCGCATCAGGAACAGCAACATTAATTATTCTCGCCATATTACGAATTACGGGATGGTAACAATGTTCGATTCATACCGCTCCAACACGCTCCAATATGACCCTGTCAAGTGCATTAACTGCGGGATGTGCACCACCGTCTGCCCCCATGCGGTCTTTGCTCCCGGTGAAAATGAGGTCCGGCTAGCAGACTATCTCGCCTGCATGGAGTGCGGGGCCTGCCAGATGAACTGCCCGACCGGCGCTATTACCGTTGAGAGCGGCGTGGGTTGTGCGTATGCCATGTTCTATGCCGCCCTGACAGGGAAGGATGAGCCCACCTGCGGTGCCGGTGATGACGCGTGCTGCTCATGACAGAACGTTCAAACAGGTGATGGTCATGATTAAAGAACTCATACGAAAGAACAGGAGTTATCGGAGGTTCCACCAGGAAGAAACCATAGCACCTGAAACATTGCGGGAACTCATCGACCTTACCAGGTACTCGGCCTCCGGTGCCAACCTGCAGCCACTGAAATACATCCTATCCTGTGAATCCGGTAAGAACGACCTGATATTCCCCCACCTGGCCTGGGCCGGATACCTGAAAGACCGGGAGGGGCCTGCTGAAGGTGAACGCCCGCCTGCTTACATAATCATAGTATGCGACACTGACATTTCAAGCTCAGCCGGTGTGGACCACGGTATAGCAGCCCAGAGCATACTGCTGGGTGCGGTCGAAATGGGGCTGGGCGGGTGTATCATCGGTTCTATAGAACGCGACGGGCTGCGAAAGGCTCTTGGCATCCCGCCCCGTTATGAGATATTACTGGTACTGGCACTGGGCAAGCCAAAGGAAGACGTCGTGGTCGAAACAGCAGGGACTAAGGGAGATATCAAGTACTGGCGTGATGAAGAAGACGTCCACCATGTGCCAAAGCGGGCGCTGGATGAAATCATCCTGGATATCTGATCGGTTCTGTTGTTCTTGTTATTTCGACGGGGATTTCCTCTTGAACCGACCTACATGGGCCAGGAGCACATCGATACCTTTCGTCATCAATGAATTGAACTTCTCGCCTCGCATCACGGCACGGTTTATTGATTCGCCAAGGTCCACGGGCAGGGCCACATCGACCCAGTTATCGCGTTGTCCAAACAGCATGGGGTCCTCGAAAACCTCAGCAGCAACGTCAAGTGCGCTCATGGCAGCCTCGGCATCTTTGAACTTTACGGGAACATGCAGGGTTACTGATGTTATTTTTCCCTTAGTATCTTTAGGAGTATAGAACCGTACTATTTCGTTCCCGAACCGACCCGTGAAATGGTCAGTACCCTTGACGAATCCCAGTCCAAGTATGGTATCTATCACCTTGGAAGGCAGGTCGTCCATCAGACAACCGCACAGTGCCGCCGTTATCTCATCCCTGGTCAGCCCTTCGGCCAGCACCTCGAACTCCTGCATGGGGAATCCTACTGCTATCTCGTCCTTCTCGTACCCGCCGAACATCCTGGCTCCTGCACATAATAGCGAGAGATTGACCGTGTTCTCCATGACAGGAATGGCAGTACATTCACCGCATACGGCAAACTCGCCCTTGAATTTAGAGGATACTTCCCTGCCGTGTATCTTCCCAAGTGTGGTTGCCATTCGCATGATCTTCCGGGGATTGCCTATTACAATAACCACATCCGGTTCGAAATCGGCTTTTTCAAGGGGTGCAAGTGTGACACTGGTGGTATCAGCAGGTTTTATCCTCGGGTAGACCTCACCGTATTTTGGCTCCTCGAATCCCAAGGCAAGTTCGGCACTGGCACACGACAGGTCATCAACGGTAAACGTAAACGTGTCCCCGTGGGAAGCACTGAGCCGTACCATCTCACAATAACGCCGTGGAGCAAGCTCGTCATGTGGCTTGTCACTGTTTATCTTCACTGCAACGGGGGATGCCGGCAGTTCAAAGAACCGCCTGAATCGACTGGAAACTTCAGCGTATTTCATGTACTATTCCTCTTCAACGGGAATGTTGTTCTCTTTAGCAATGTCTATGAATGCCCGGGCCACATATTCCACCTGTTTGCGGCTGAGTCCGTACGTGTTTATCTTGAAATTCTTGCTCATACCCGGATGTAATCCCATTATCTTGCGTTTTTTCAGCTCGTGATACAGGAAATATCCCCGTTTCTTGTGCTCCTCGGCCACCTCATGCAGTGGCAGGGTCTCGAAATTCATCATGGTATGCTCTGCGGGCCTGACACCCATCAAGTGGAACCCTTCTATCCTCTCAAGCTGCCGTGCCAGGTATCGCGCATTTTCCACTTCCTCATCCCAGTGCCTGACCCGCTCGACCACGGCCGGGAACGAAGCCATAAGCGTGATAAGTGGTGCGCCAAAGACAGGAGCGCATCCGAACAGGGCAACTTCCTTTTTGGTAAATCCGCGCCCGCTCCATTCACCCCTGATGCTGGATTTGTCAAATATCTGCTGGCTCCACTCGTATGTGGTGGCCAGGATACCGATGGGGGCCGAAGCCGCCCAGCTCTTATGTCCGGAACCGCACAGGAAATCCACGCCCAGCCGCTTGCCGTCCACGGGCATGATACCTGATGAATAGGCTGTGTTCAGCAGGAACGGGACACCGTACTCCTTGCAAATCTTACCCACGCCGGCCGCATCGGCTATGTTACCGTAGCGGTAATCGACATGGGTCAGCACTGCCATGGTGGGAAGGGAACCGGTCT
Proteins encoded in this window:
- the pscS gene encoding O-phospho-L-seryl-tRNA:Cys-tRNA synthase, coding for MDLNLYKNLERNVEGVFINVHPIQRGGVLTPEARKALLEFGDGYSVCDYCFESRVDLVQKPPVRNLVHDIAEFLNMDDVRFTAGCRHAKWAAMHMACEPGDSVVVDSLAHYTSYLAAEANRLKVFEVPHSGYPEFRIEPEGYATKFEEVEKKTGSLPTMAVLTHVDYRYGNIADAAGVGKICKEYGVPFLLNTAYSSGIMPVDGKRLGVDFLCGSGHKSWAASAPIGILATTYEWSQQIFDKSSIRGEWSGRGFTKKEVALFGCAPVFGAPLITLMASFPAVVERVRHWDEEVENARYLARQLERIEGFHLMGVRPAEHTMMNFETLPLHEVAEEHKKRGYFLYHELKKRKIMGLHPGMSKNFKINTYGLSRKQVEYVARAFIDIAKENNIPVEEE
- a CDS encoding DUF169 domain-containing protein, whose amino-acid sequence is MKYAEVSSRFRRFFELPASPVAVKINSDKPHDELAPRRYCEMVRLSASHGDTFTFTVDDLSCASAELALGFEEPKYGEVYPRIKPADTTSVTLAPLEKADFEPDVVIVIGNPRKIMRMATTLGKIHGREVSSKFKGEFAVCGECTAIPVMENTVNLSLLCAGARMFGGYEKDEIAVGFPMQEFEVLAEGLTRDEITAALCGCLMDDLPSKVIDTILGLGFVKGTDHFTGRFGNEIVRFYTPKDTKGKITSVTLHVPVKFKDAEAAMSALDVAAEVFEDPMLFGQRDNWVDVALPVDLGESINRAVMRGEKFNSLMTKGIDVLLAHVGRFKRKSPSK
- a CDS encoding carbon monoxide dehydrogenase; this encodes MSGTIFTFTTPPVHPTTNHLTLSDHWDHLRARVGINRSGHLVEPGLYSLGNPTPDSPVFVTANYTLSFDAVRSSLDDWMKCYILVLDTKGINVWCAAGKGTFGTGELVNRIHITGLADKVNHRVLILPQLGATGVSAHEVKKLSGFRVEYGPVRAADLSAYLKTHKATPEMRRVQFNVIERLVLFPVELVKVLPYLLVISIILYFASGPLAAAGAAAAMLAGIFLFPILLPFIPTKDFSSKGFLLGGLIALPFALAAYRYGIEPAPCIHISRAITPMLLMPPVTAFISLNFTGSTTFTSVTGVRKEISTYTRVMAWMFASGTATLIILAILRITGW
- a CDS encoding 4Fe-4S binding protein, with translation MFDSYRSNTLQYDPVKCINCGMCTTVCPHAVFAPGENEVRLADYLACMECGACQMNCPTGAITVESGVGCAYAMFYAALTGKDEPTCGAGDDACCS
- a CDS encoding FAD-dependent oxidoreductase; the protein is MFRKFQITEIIDRTTNVRSYRFDRPQDFLYLPGQYVMVQVENNGNMIQKAFSLSSSPTEEGYLEITKKFTGHEFSDALKAREVGDELGLDGPRGSFILNEQEKNIVMLAGGIGVTPFRSMIKYSMDRYLDNTIVLICSNRTEEDIIFSDEFRSMMRSGRLSMVLTCTRPSDQWKGICGRIDRTMIQKEVTDLLQSFFYICGPPSMVQSMRELLEEMEVPKERILFEDFYGY
- a CDS encoding nitroreductase family protein produces the protein MTRAAHDRTFKQVMVMIKELIRKNRSYRRFHQEETIAPETLRELIDLTRYSASGANLQPLKYILSCESGKNDLIFPHLAWAGYLKDREGPAEGERPPAYIIIVCDTDISSSAGVDHGIAAQSILLGAVEMGLGGCIIGSIERDGLRKALGIPPRYEILLVLALGKPKEDVVVETAGTKGDIKYWRDEEDVHHVPKRALDEIILDI